A genome region from Variovorax paradoxus includes the following:
- a CDS encoding LysR family transcriptional regulator, translated as MDRIDAMKVFVAALDEGSLAGAGRKLGKSPAAVSRAIAFLETHVGAELLHRTTRSIRLSDTGERYAVACRRILTDLEEADIAAAGERSAPRGRLTVTAAVAVGEALLRPVLDEFMNAHPTVSVRLHLLDRPANLIDEGIDVALRIAHLADSTLVALPVGEVRRVITASPRYLARNPRIAQPADIAQHQVVAMTHFGIDSWSFPPQPGSTMPRTVQFAPRFVVNSLRAAVASAVEGRGVLRSFSYHVADEVASGRLRIVLAGDEAPPLPVHLVSPHGRLSVPKVRAFVDFALPKLRARFAAWSEACAEQVPQKKTRARSG; from the coding sequence GTGGACCGCATCGACGCCATGAAGGTTTTCGTGGCCGCCCTGGACGAGGGCAGCTTGGCCGGCGCGGGGCGCAAGCTGGGCAAGTCGCCCGCCGCAGTGAGCCGCGCCATCGCGTTCCTCGAAACCCATGTGGGCGCCGAGCTGCTGCACCGCACGACGCGCTCCATTCGCCTGAGTGACACCGGCGAGCGTTACGCGGTGGCGTGCCGCCGCATCCTCACCGATCTGGAAGAAGCCGACATCGCCGCGGCCGGCGAGCGCTCGGCGCCGCGCGGCCGGCTCACGGTGACCGCGGCCGTGGCGGTGGGCGAAGCGCTGCTGCGGCCCGTCCTCGACGAGTTCATGAACGCGCACCCCACGGTGTCGGTGCGCCTGCACCTGCTCGACCGGCCGGCCAACCTGATCGACGAGGGTATCGACGTGGCGCTGCGCATCGCGCACCTGGCGGATTCCACGCTGGTGGCGCTGCCCGTGGGCGAAGTGCGGCGCGTGATCACGGCGTCGCCGCGCTACCTGGCGCGCAATCCGCGCATTGCGCAGCCGGCCGACATTGCGCAGCACCAGGTGGTGGCCATGACGCACTTCGGCATCGACTCGTGGAGCTTTCCGCCGCAGCCGGGCTCGACCATGCCGCGCACGGTGCAGTTCGCGCCGCGCTTCGTGGTGAACAGCCTGCGCGCGGCGGTGGCGTCGGCGGTGGAGGGACGCGGCGTGCTGCGTTCGTTCTCGTACCACGTGGCCGACGAAGTGGCGAGCGGGCGGCTGCGCATCGTGCTGGCCGGCGACGAGGCGCCGCCGCTGCCGGTGCACCTGGTGTCGCCGCATGGGCGGCTGTCGGTGCCGAAGGTGCGGGCCTTCGTCGACTTTGCGCTGCCCAAGCTGCGCGCCCGCTTCGCGGCCTGGAGCGAGGCCTGCGCAGAGCAGGTGCCGCAGAAGAAGACGCGCGCCAGAAGCGG